A single region of the Marinobacter salinus genome encodes:
- a CDS encoding DMT family transporter, whose translation MRSFFYSFFVPALFVWLWSTGFIGAKYGLPFAEPFTLLLLRMLLTLTLLAGLAWLMKTRWPGWRGAGHLAVTGILVHGCYLGGVYYAIEGGMASGIVSLIVGLQPLVTAAAAVVFLKETVSSRQWLGLALGLVGVTLVLIEKFGGNGAGVGFSPWALLWALFALAGISMGTVYQKRHGTGADLVAGTLIQYGAAATFFAIGAFALESREVEWSLQLQLSMAWLVLGVSIGAILLLMWLIRQGAASQVASLFYLVPPVTALEAYLLFDERLGGLAMLGGLVAITGVALVVTQKKAA comes from the coding sequence ATGCGCTCATTTTTCTATTCATTTTTCGTTCCGGCCCTGTTTGTCTGGCTTTGGAGCACGGGCTTTATTGGCGCCAAATACGGCCTGCCTTTTGCGGAGCCGTTTACCCTTCTGCTTCTTCGGATGCTGTTGACGCTTACGTTGCTGGCCGGCCTGGCCTGGCTGATGAAGACCCGATGGCCGGGCTGGCGGGGTGCCGGCCATCTGGCCGTTACGGGCATTCTGGTTCATGGCTGCTATCTCGGTGGCGTGTATTACGCGATTGAGGGCGGCATGGCGTCTGGCATTGTGTCACTGATTGTTGGTCTTCAGCCCCTTGTAACGGCTGCGGCTGCGGTTGTGTTCCTGAAAGAAACCGTGAGCAGTCGCCAGTGGCTGGGGCTGGCGCTCGGGCTTGTGGGCGTGACGCTGGTGCTTATAGAGAAGTTTGGTGGCAACGGGGCAGGCGTGGGCTTTTCGCCCTGGGCATTATTGTGGGCGCTCTTTGCGCTGGCGGGCATTTCCATGGGTACGGTGTACCAGAAACGCCATGGCACCGGCGCAGATCTGGTAGCTGGTACGCTGATCCAGTACGGCGCGGCCGCAACGTTTTTTGCCATCGGCGCTTTCGCCCTCGAATCCCGTGAGGTTGAGTGGAGTCTGCAGTTGCAGTTGTCCATGGCCTGGCTGGTTCTCGGCGTCTCAATCGGTGCCATCCTGCTTCTGATGTGGCTGATCCGCCAGGGCGCAGCTTCCCAGGTGGCAAGTCTGTTTTACCTGGTACCCCCGGTCACCGCACTTGAAGCCTACCTGCTGTTTGATGAGCGCCTCGGTGGCCTGGCCATGCTCGGAGGATTGGTGGCCATCACTGGTGTCGCGCTTGTCGTCACCCAGAAAAAAGCGGCATGA
- the rarD gene encoding EamA family transporter RarD, which produces MSDVNRGVWYGLSAYTIWGCFPLFFALFEGVPAYEILVHRIIWSCVFLALVISGLRRWPAVQAALGNPAQLWRVLGCALLIAANWGVYIYSVETRHVLQASLGYFLTPLVNVALGMLVLRERMGPWQMAAVVLAGIGILIQLIMLGELPWITLALAASFGTYGLLRKQVVLDGLSGLFVETLLLLPVGLMTFGWLGYAGLSHYGESLYTGALLMASGIVTAIPLLLFAGAARRLRLATVGFLMYINPTLQFFIALLVFGEPLSQVQLASFIVIWLALGLYTWSSWHYRPRVPASQN; this is translated from the coding sequence ATGAGCGATGTCAATCGGGGCGTCTGGTACGGTCTTTCTGCCTATACCATCTGGGGTTGTTTTCCGCTGTTCTTTGCCCTGTTTGAGGGTGTGCCGGCCTATGAAATTCTGGTCCACAGGATCATCTGGTCCTGTGTTTTCCTGGCATTGGTAATCAGCGGGCTTCGGCGGTGGCCAGCGGTGCAGGCGGCACTTGGAAATCCCGCACAACTCTGGCGGGTGCTTGGCTGCGCGCTGTTGATTGCGGCTAACTGGGGTGTCTACATCTATTCAGTGGAAACCCGCCACGTATTGCAGGCCAGCCTGGGCTATTTTCTGACGCCGCTGGTGAATGTAGCGCTCGGAATGTTGGTACTGCGCGAGCGGATGGGCCCCTGGCAGATGGCGGCGGTGGTGCTGGCGGGAATTGGTATCCTGATCCAGTTGATTATGTTGGGCGAGCTGCCGTGGATTACTCTGGCGCTGGCTGCCAGTTTTGGCACTTATGGTCTGCTGCGCAAACAGGTCGTACTGGACGGTTTGTCCGGGCTGTTCGTGGAAACCCTTTTGTTATTGCCGGTGGGGCTGATGACCTTTGGCTGGCTCGGTTATGCGGGCCTGTCCCATTACGGTGAAAGCCTTTATACCGGCGCCTTACTGATGGCCAGTGGCATTGTCACCGCCATTCCACTGCTCCTGTTTGCCGGAGCGGCGCGCCGGCTTCGCCTGGCAACCGTGGGCTTCCTGATGTACATCAATCCGACCCTGCAATTCTTCATCGCCCTGCTGGTTTTTGGTGAACCACTTAGCCAGGTACAACTGGCCAGTTTTATTGTTATCTGGCTGGCGCTGGGCCTTTACACCTGGTCGTCATGGCATTATCGGCCACGGGTGCCGGCGAGCCAGAACTGA
- a CDS encoding substrate-binding periplasmic protein produces MKAATSSLLVLMLSAMGSAALAAERLYIFTEHYPPYNASVSGKGFAHNEDDITGICSDMVKAALSRVGYDYVMKMRAWSYAYDWVQGRENHGLFCTARTEERENLFQWVGPLASIKWTLFAAPDSDITLDSLEDAKELQIAGYKGDVMSEYLVNQGFNVAKGMSGDVNTRRLMLGQADLWVTDGLVGPLVAEQEHGITGLKPVLVFRETPMYLALSKNTDPAIVADLQRALDDARAAGELDAIEARYE; encoded by the coding sequence ATGAAAGCCGCAACATCCAGCCTGTTGGTCCTTATGCTGTCGGCCATGGGCAGCGCAGCGCTCGCTGCTGAGCGGCTGTACATCTTCACTGAACATTATCCGCCCTACAATGCGTCTGTATCCGGCAAGGGATTTGCCCATAATGAGGACGATATCACCGGTATTTGCAGCGATATGGTCAAGGCCGCGCTGTCCCGGGTGGGTTATGATTATGTGATGAAAATGCGGGCATGGAGCTACGCATACGACTGGGTCCAGGGCCGGGAAAATCATGGGCTCTTCTGCACGGCCCGGACTGAAGAACGAGAAAACCTGTTCCAGTGGGTCGGGCCGCTGGCCTCAATCAAGTGGACCCTTTTTGCCGCCCCGGATTCGGACATTACCCTGGACAGCCTGGAGGACGCCAAGGAGCTTCAGATTGCCGGCTACAAGGGCGATGTCATGTCGGAGTACCTGGTGAATCAGGGGTTCAATGTGGCCAAGGGTATGTCGGGTGATGTGAACACCAGGCGACTGATGCTGGGTCAGGCGGATCTCTGGGTGACGGACGGCCTTGTCGGGCCGCTGGTCGCTGAGCAGGAGCATGGCATTACCGGACTCAAGCCGGTGCTGGTGTTCCGTGAAACCCCCATGTATCTGGCTTTGAGTAAGAATACCGACCCGGCCATTGTCGCCGACCTGCAGCGGGCTCTGGATGACGCTCGCGCCGCCGGGGAGCTTGACGCCATCGAGGCGCGCTACGAGTAG
- a CDS encoding DUF2244 domain-containing protein encodes MVEHLRYPEGIRLLLTPNRSLSWRGNVQIWVGLFTISALIATGMGIAGAWVIIPFAGLELAALAAGIYVTSRACQRREVLTIDDADIHLEKGRIEKMAEWTLPRRYARLRLNAPRHPFTPPRMELIHRDTSVALGTFLNIEDTDTLIQLLEGRGLVIERREPDPEIGLWF; translated from the coding sequence ATGGTGGAACATTTGCGGTATCCGGAAGGTATCCGGCTACTGCTGACCCCCAATCGTTCTCTCAGTTGGCGCGGGAACGTGCAGATCTGGGTCGGGTTATTTACGATCTCTGCCCTTATAGCGACCGGAATGGGGATCGCTGGCGCCTGGGTCATTATTCCGTTTGCGGGCCTTGAACTGGCAGCCCTCGCCGCAGGCATTTACGTCACTTCCAGGGCCTGCCAGCGAAGGGAGGTATTGACCATTGATGACGCCGACATCCACCTGGAAAAAGGTCGGATCGAAAAAATGGCGGAATGGACCTTGCCCAGGCGCTATGCCCGCCTCCGCCTGAATGCGCCTCGCCACCCCTTCACGCCACCCAGGATGGAGCTGATACACCGTGATACCAGCGTAGCGCTGGGAACCTTCCTGAACATTGAGGACACCGATACCCTCATACAGTTGCTGGAAGGGCGAGGCCTGGTGATTGAACGAAGAGAGCCCGATCCTGAAATCGGGCTCTGGTTCTAG
- the mtgA gene encoding monofunctional biosynthetic peptidoglycan transglycosylase, with translation MARKSLIRKFLDTVAWTLVVTLLMILAVIVLFRFVNPPTSSFMLGYQLAAPRQALHQEWVDLEDISPWMPLAVVASEDQRFPHHWGVDFNAIRKALAEYKAGQGLRGASTITQQTAKNLFLWNGRSFVRKALEAGLALGLDLLWSKRRILEVYLNIAEFGPGVYGVGAASRLYFGVPASRLSPVQAARLAAVLPNPKVLSAVDPSPYVWDRVVWIQGQMSQLSGLNYLRGLLQ, from the coding sequence GTGGCGCGAAAATCCCTGATTCGAAAATTCCTGGATACAGTGGCGTGGACGCTGGTGGTTACTCTTTTGATGATTCTCGCTGTGATCGTTCTGTTCCGGTTTGTGAATCCACCCACCTCAAGTTTCATGCTCGGCTACCAGCTTGCCGCGCCCCGTCAGGCGTTGCATCAGGAGTGGGTCGATCTGGAGGATATTTCTCCCTGGATGCCGCTGGCGGTTGTTGCCAGTGAGGACCAGCGTTTTCCCCATCATTGGGGTGTGGATTTCAATGCCATACGAAAGGCGCTGGCCGAGTATAAGGCGGGTCAGGGCTTGCGCGGTGCCAGTACCATCACTCAGCAGACGGCCAAGAATCTCTTTCTCTGGAATGGCCGGAGTTTTGTACGCAAGGCGTTGGAAGCCGGGCTGGCACTGGGTCTTGACTTGCTTTGGTCCAAAAGGCGAATTCTTGAGGTGTACCTCAACATCGCTGAATTTGGCCCCGGCGTATACGGAGTGGGGGCGGCCAGCCGATTGTACTTTGGCGTTCCGGCCAGCCGATTGTCCCCGGTTCAGGCGGCCAGGCTGGCGGCGGTGCTGCCGAACCCGAAGGTGCTGAGTGCGGTGGATCCTTCCCCCTATGTCTGGGATCGGGTGGTCTGGATCCAGGGCCAGATGTCCCAGTTGTCTGGCTTGAATTACTTGCGTGGATTGCTGCAATAG
- a CDS encoding NAD(P)H-binding protein, with the protein MVLGATGLTGAKVVEGLLTRSEIAAVVAPVREKTGMAHPKLSQWVVNFDDLAASADLFDVDAIVCCLGTTIKKAGSREQFRKVDFGYCLKAAELGRAAGAKAFILMSAIGACSSSTIFYNRVKGELEDAVRSLNYPYLSVYHPSLLLGEREEQRTAEALGIRLMPLVNRALIGPLEKYRGIEAATVASAMVNEVCGLASEMVAEKVVQVREYPDIVDLAD; encoded by the coding sequence ATGGTTTTGGGGGCAACCGGACTGACTGGTGCGAAGGTAGTTGAAGGGTTGCTTACCCGGTCGGAAATCGCGGCGGTGGTTGCGCCGGTTCGAGAAAAGACTGGCATGGCACACCCCAAGCTGAGTCAGTGGGTGGTCAACTTTGATGATCTGGCGGCATCTGCAGATCTTTTCGATGTTGATGCAATCGTCTGCTGTCTGGGCACTACCATCAAAAAGGCCGGTTCCCGGGAACAGTTCCGAAAAGTGGACTTCGGGTATTGCCTGAAGGCGGCCGAGCTCGGACGGGCAGCCGGTGCTAAGGCGTTCATCCTGATGTCCGCTATCGGTGCCTGCTCATCCTCAACGATTTTCTATAACCGGGTGAAAGGCGAGCTGGAAGATGCTGTTCGCAGCCTGAACTATCCATACCTTTCGGTCTATCACCCGAGTCTTCTGCTGGGGGAGCGTGAGGAGCAGCGGACCGCAGAGGCACTTGGTATCCGGCTGATGCCCCTGGTTAATCGTGCGCTCATTGGTCCGCTGGAAAAATATCGGGGCATTGAGGCGGCAACCGTCGCCAGTGCCATGGTTAACGAAGTATGTGGTCTGGCGTCTGAAATGGTGGCAGAAAAAGTGGTTCAGGTTCGGGAGTATCCGGACATCGTTGATCTGGCGGATTAG
- a CDS encoding LysE family translocator, producing the protein MTLATWLTVVTICVLGAMSPGPSLAIVLKQTLTGGRRHGMTTAITHGLGVGLYAFLSIMGLAAIITASPVAFSVLQWGGAVYLAWLGFKGLTARQSGDSELPDAPTTASAARDGFLVVFLNPKIAVFFLALFSQVVGTETSMLAKFGYAATAMVIDGAWYLIVAWLFSNPKWLEQLKHKAIWFERIFGAVLVGLAGRLVFGMLNGK; encoded by the coding sequence ATGACCCTCGCCACCTGGCTGACCGTTGTCACCATCTGCGTACTCGGCGCAATGTCTCCCGGACCTTCCCTGGCCATCGTACTGAAACAGACCCTGACCGGCGGCCGCCGGCACGGCATGACGACGGCCATCACCCATGGCCTTGGCGTCGGCCTCTACGCATTTCTGAGCATCATGGGCCTGGCAGCAATTATTACCGCGTCTCCGGTCGCATTCTCAGTCCTGCAATGGGGTGGTGCGGTGTATCTGGCATGGCTTGGGTTCAAAGGTTTGACGGCCAGACAGAGCGGTGATTCGGAGTTGCCCGATGCACCCACAACAGCCAGCGCAGCCCGGGATGGATTTCTCGTTGTCTTTCTCAATCCCAAGATCGCGGTTTTCTTCCTGGCCCTGTTCAGCCAGGTGGTCGGAACTGAAACCAGCATGCTGGCGAAGTTCGGCTATGCAGCCACTGCCATGGTGATTGATGGAGCCTGGTACCTGATAGTCGCCTGGCTGTTCTCAAATCCAAAATGGCTGGAGCAACTGAAACACAAAGCCATCTGGTTCGAACGAATCTTCGGGGCCGTTCTTGTTGGTCTGGCGGGGCGGCTTGTGTTCGGCATGCTTAACGGCAAATAG